In one Nicotiana sylvestris chromosome 8, ASM39365v2, whole genome shotgun sequence genomic region, the following are encoded:
- the LOC104214924 gene encoding putative ripening-related protein 1, whose product MKLIIAKMNKGIYFSLIHFVTFLILFSLVCTNTLVEAQKCKPSGKIKGKKPPKDQCSPGDECCKEGKFYTTYKCSPPVTGHTKAILTINDFDKGGDGGGPSECSGTYYHNSIPVVALSTGWYSKGRRCFENITIHANGKSVKAMVVDECDSGEGCDAPHAYQPPCPNNIVDASEAVWKALGVPKKDWGWLDISWSE is encoded by the coding sequence ATGAAACTTATAATTGCAAAAATGaataagggaatttatttcagCCTAATTCATTTTGTTACTTTCTTGATCCTATTTTCCTTGGTTTGTACTAACACATTAGTGGAGGCTCAAAAATGCAAGCCAAGTGGAAAAATTAAGGGTAAAAAGCCCCCAAAAGATCAATGTAGCCCTGGTGATGAATGTTGTAAAGAAGGGAAATTTTACACTACTTACAAATGTTCACCTCCGGTTACAGGTCACACGAAGGCAATTCTTACTATCAACGACTTTGACAAAGGTGGTGATGGTGGCGGTCCATCTGAATGTAGTGGCACGTATTACCATAACTCTATTCCGGTGGTGGCTCTGTCCACCGGATGGTACAGTAAAGGGAGACGATGTTTTGAAAACATTACCATACATGCAAATGGGAAGAGTGTGAAAGCCATGGTTGTCGATGAATGTGATTCGGGTGAAGGGTGTGATGCACCACATGCATACCAACCTCCTTGCCCGAATAACATTGTGGATGCTTCTGAAGCAGTGTGGAAAGCTTTAGGTGTTCCTAAGAAAGACTGGGGTTGGCTTGACATCTCCTGGTCTGAATAA
- the LOC104214923 gene encoding AT-hook motif nuclear-localized protein 5-like, with protein MDLREGMTLSGSAANYYLNRGISASGSGPSSGAVSGTGTPGGVPVSPGFKSLTNANIAVQSNVGSSSTGNVNSTYQVENPSPNFGHGINISMASSVSPSGSDPVKKKRGRPRKYGPDGTNMSLALSPLSSNPSSGGSITPGPKRIRGRPPGSGWKQQLAAVGEWMSSSAGLAFTPHVIHIGVGEDVAAKLLAFAQQRPRALCILSANGAVSAITLRPPASSGATVTYEGRFEILCLSGSYLVAETGGPRNRTGGISISVCSSDGHVIGGAIGGRLIAASSVQVVVCSFVYDPKVKSKPESSTPIKEEKESAEKSSTPIGATPSQDPTSGSGTGVWPPSSRPDVRNSQTGIDLTRG; from the exons ATGGATTTAAGAGAAGGGATGACACTATCTGGTTCTGCAGCTAATTACTATCTTAACAGAGGGATTAGTGCTTCTGGTTCAGGACCAAGTTCTGGTGCTGTTAGTGGAACTGGGACACCAGGTGGGGTACCTGTATCACCTGGTTTTAAGTCCCTAACAAATGCTAATATTGCAGTTCAGTCCAATGTAGGGAGTAGTAGTACTGGTAATGTGAACTCAACTTACCAAGTTGAGAATCCATCACCCAATTTTGGTCATGGAATTAATATTAGTATGGCCTCTAGTGTTTCACCTAGTGGTAGTGATccagtgaaaaagaaaagaggtagGCCTAGGAAATATGGTCCTGATGGGACAAACATGTCTTTAGCATTGTCTCCTCTGTCTAGTAACCCTTCAAGTGGTGGGTCCATTACTCCTGGGCCGAAGCGAATACGGGGCCGGCCTCCCGGTAGTGGGTGGAAGCAACAATTAGCTGCTGTTG GTGAATGGATGAGTAGTTCGGCTGGATTGGCTTTTACTCCTCATGTTATACACATTGGTGTAGGAGAG GATGTTGCGGCAAAATTGTTGGCATTTGCCCAGCAGAGGCCTAGGGCTTTATGTATCTTATCAGCTAATGGCGCAGTTTCAGCTATAACATTACGCCCCCCTGCCAGTTCTGGTGCCACTGTTACATATGAG GGCCGTTTTGAGATACTATGCTTGTCTGGTTCATACTTGGTTGCTGAAACTGGTGGCCCACGTAATCGCACCGGTGGTATAAGTATCTCCGTTTGTAGTTCTGATGGGCATGTAATTGGAGGTGCTATAGGGGGTAGGCTCATAGCGGCCAGCTCTGTTCAG GTAGTTGTATGCAGCTTTGTATATGATCCAAAGGTAAAGAGCAAACCAGAAAGTAGTACTCCTATTAAAGAGGAGAAAGAGTCTGCTGAAAAGTCATCTACACCAATTGGTGCTACTCCGAGTCAAGATCCTACTTCAGGTTCTGGCACGGGTGTTTGGCCTCCAAGTTCCCGGCCAGATGTAAGAAATTCCCAGACTGGGATTGACCTGACGCGTGGATGA
- the LOC138876337 gene encoding uncharacterized protein has protein sequence MRTKHLHDVDAGGGDKPVEKQLKRKGKELCVDDDFVEYSLKIPSVKKPKVSPSSSKPKKKKPSKKVPKLVHKKILVKGEKLNFSLREFGLITGLNCVNKFSDYGYTSTYVSHLMTTYFSNKQRVEKWHLKNVITNKAWAKDEDAVRLCILYLLEFFVCPSDKDHVSFIDKFMFFLIESGNFESYPWGINTLSRLLNLSDIVLIPMYILMIRGCSLALQVWLYECCSSVSTELATRYFESIPRILRWSATKGQIWLTAIEEKMIKPEWLKFTSITESGEEIGVLNLPDKIQYEDAHGAQSSHVLIDVSPTFEPKDTDCQEDTESVTSKLRKLEKGIEQVDGKLAEFRKTVFEELSSLREFIDVSVNSVMKGDKYEFAGSSSKNNDQQQGENNQQFQFNIGDQVHASTSNTAAISPEHVQAHVDLYPNFQEAAGAYKAAEVSTEHLQAHVEEELEFEGVAEAQQAEAEVSPRGVPVMVEEKPGFQEGAEVEKTDIEDNVPQSPIHGVTVNEVVPEGLSIDKKGPTLDDFELPDNLTQLVMYGETIPDKATPIHPGRTRQPGKHTRSPFTPLYSSGGSTSVGPKFLYLKHPFTTVIGENVDADLIERFTNWLYLRSDKVSKRTKIERIYDKFKSSPPELKYSVVKSDDDVAEYILGYRLLANVAWNVVDYVIMPVNIVENFYWLFLVFDIADRQLYVYDSMVSSNRHNTVESLVDKFSIIIPLYLFCTGFYGKRMTLTSRPQRHTLRNQLQTLSTYSGCDCGVFVAAFAEYVSLGDLAIPKEDLSDIDQHRRRYGALLWDYATKKQEDGSISESEVTGRLVRWKGAPAKNERTRVQRKKK, from the exons ATGAGAACCAAGCATTTGCACGATGTTGATGCTGGTGGAGGTGATAAACCAGTCGAGAAACAACTCAAACGAAAGGGCAAAGAGTTGTGTGTAGATGATGATTTTGTTGAATATTCTCTTAAAATTCCATCTGTGAAAAAACCCAAGGTCTCTCCTTCTTCATCAAAACCGAAAAAGAAGAAACCCTCcaaaaaagtaccaaaattggttCACAAAAAGATTTTGGTAAAG ggtgaaaaattgaatttttccttgaGAGAGTTTGGGTTGATTACTGGTCTAAATTGTGTGAATAAGTTTTCAGACTATGGTTACACTTCCACTTATGTTAGTCATTTAATGACTACCTATTTTTCGAACAAACAAAGGGTTGAAAAgtggcatttgaaaaatgtaaTCACAAATAAAGCTTGGGCAAAAGATGAGGATGCAGTGAGGTTGTGCATTCTTTATCTGTTGGaattttttgtttgtccttctgaTAAAGACCATGTGTCTTTCATAGACAAGTTTATGTTCTTTCTGATAGAGTCTGGTAATTTTGAGTCATACCCATGGGGTATCAATACTTTAAGCAGGTTATTGAATCTGTCTGACATCGTCTTAATCCCCATGTACATTCTTATGATACGGGGATGCTCATTAGCCTTGCAAGTGTGGCTATATGAGTGTTGCTCGTCCGTCAGTACAGAGCTTGCTACGAGGTATTTTGAATCTATACCTCGCATTTTAAGATGGTCAGCTACAAAGGGCCAGATTTGGTTAACTGCAATTGAAGAGAAGATGATCAAGCCTGAGTGGCTCAAG TTCACAAGCATCACTGAATCTGGAGAAGAGATTGGAGTGCTTAATCTGCCAGACAAGATTCAGTATGAAGATGCACATGGTGCTCAATCATCACATGTTCTAATTGATGTTTCTCCAACATTTGAACCCAAAGATACAGATTGTCAAGAGGACACTGAATCTGTGACTAGCAAGCTCAGGAAGTTGGAAAAGGGGATTGAGCAG gTTGATGGAAAGTTAGCTGAATTTAGGAAGACTGTTTTTGAGGAACTCTCAAGCCTTCGAGAGTTCATAGATGTTTCTGTGAACAGTGTTATGAAGGGTGATAAATATGAG TTTGCTGGTAGTTCATCCAAAAATAATGACCAACAACAAGGAGAAAACAACCAGCAATTTCAGTTCAATATTGGTGATCAAGTGCATGCAAGCACAAGCAATACAG CTGCTATTTCTCCGGAACATGTTCAAGCACATGTTGACTTATATCCTAATTTTCAAGAAGCAGCTGGGGCATATAAAGCAG CTGAAGTTTCAACAGAACATCTCCAAGCACACGTTGAGGAAGAACTAGAATTTGAAGGAGTAGCTGAGGCACAACAAGCAG AAGCTGAAGTTTCTCCTAGGGGTGTGCCAGTAATGGTTGAGGAAAAACCAGGATTTCAGGAAGGAGCTGAGGTAGAAAAAACAG ATATTGAAGATAACGTTCCACAGTCGCCAATTCACGGTGTGACTGTGAATGAAGTTGTTCCTGAAGGTTTAAGCATTGACAAGAAAGGTCCGACATTGGATGACTTTGAGTTGCCAGACAACTTAACACAATTGGTCATGTATGGCGAGACCATACCAGATAAAGCAACCCCTATTCATCCGGGTAGAACCAGGCAACCGGGGAAACATACACGATCACCTTTCACACCTCTGTATAGTTCTGGAGGCAGCACCTCTGTCGGACCTAAATTTTTGTACCTCAAGCACCCCTTCACAACTGTTATAGGTGAAAATGTAGATGCTGATTTGATAGAAAGGTTCACCAACTGGTTATACCTTCGTAGTGACAAAGTATCTAAGAG GACTAAGATTGAACGAATCTATGACAAGTTCAAAAGTTCTCCACCAGAACTTAAGTATTCGGTTGTTAAATCAGATGATGATGTTGCAGAATATATCCTTGGGTATAGACTTCTTGCTAATGTTGCCTGGAATGTAGTTGACTATGTCATCATGCCTGTGAACATTGTAGAGAATTTCTATTGGTTGTTTCTCGTTTTCGACATAGCGGACAGGCAACTTTATGTTTATGATTCCATGGTGTCTTCAAACCGTCATAATACTGTTGAATCATTGGTTGATAAGTTTTCAATCATTATCCCTCTGTATTTATTTTGCACTGGTTTCTACGGGAAACGAATGACTTTGACTTCAAGACCACAAAGGCATACATTGAGAAACCAGTTACAGACCCTCTCAACATACAGTGGATG cgattgtggtgtatttgtggCGGCTTTTGCGGAGTATGTTAGCCTTGGAGATTTGGCAATCCCAAAAGAAGATCTTTCTGATATCGACCAACACCGTAGACGCTATGGAGCTCTACTATGGGACTATGCTacaaagaagcaagaagatgGGTCAATCAGTGAAAGTGAGGTTACAGGCAGGCTAGTAAGGTGGAAGGGTGCTCCTGCTAAAAATGAGAGGACTAGAGTACAGAGAAAGAAGAAATAG
- the LOC138876338 gene encoding uncharacterized protein, whose product MTSNIAESLNDVTKEARELPIFDLLEYMRTLLECWTKEKLLKAKGTFTYLGYKFNKELDDNNTLSQKLRVRASTDHIYTVLYGVKWYIVCLKNKKCSCGQFQLDELPYAHALAALRHRKETYENYCSPYYTRKSLLLTYEMPVNPLPDESKWDVAQHILDEVVKPPAGDKRQPGRPHKERYKIFDEIKSKKYKVSCENCGGEGHNKRTCKNAPKKK is encoded by the exons ATGACATCAAACATTGCCGAGTCGTTGAATGATGTAACAAAAGAGGCAAGAGAGCTGCCAATATTTGATCTATTAGAGTATATGAGGACGCTTCTTGAATGTTGGACGAAAGAGAAGTTATTGAAGGCAAAAGGTACTTTTACATACCTTGGGTACAAATTCAACAAAGAATTGGATGACAACAATACATTATCTCAGAAACTAAGG gtgagggcttcaacagaTCATATATATACTGTGTTATATGGTGTGAAGTGGTACATTGTGTGTCTAAAAAACAAGAAATGTAGCTGCGGacaattccaacttgatgaacttCCATATGCACATGCTTTGGCAGCATTAAGGCATAGGAAGGAAACATACGAAAACTATTGCTCTCCGTATTACACAAGGAAGAGCCTTCTGCTTACCTATGAAATGCCAGTAAATCCTCTTCCTGATGAAAGCAAATGGGATGTGGCACAACATATTTTGGATGAGGTAGTAAAGCCACCGGCGGGAGATAAAAGGCAGCCAGGGAGACCTCACAAGGAAAGATATAAAATATTTGATGAAATAAAGTCAAAGAAGTACAAGGTGTCATGTGAAAATTGTGGAGGTGAAGGACATAACAAAAGAACTTGCAAGAATGCGCCCAAAAAGAAATGA